Genomic DNA from Desulfobacteraceae bacterium:
GCATACTCCAGGGGCACCACCACGATCTGGTGGCCCATACCGGTGACGTCGATGACCCGCAGGATACGCAGCAGGCGGTTGATATTGGATTCCACGTCGGTGACGATCAGCATGTTGGTGGGGACGTAGGACAGGATCACGCTGTTTTTGGAGACCATCGGGGTGAAGAGCTGCTTGATCTCGTTGGGGTCGGCGTATTTCAGCGGAATCAATTGGGTGATGACCCGGTCCTTGCCGGGGCCGGCCTCCTCCCGGATGCGGGTCTCGATGCTCTTGCTGCGGGCCTCTGGGGAGGGCACGATCTTGATGATTTCCCCCGAGGTGACGGTGGCATAGCCGTGGACTTCCAGCACCGACTCGAACACCTGATAGGCTTCTTCAATGGAGATTTTGGCCGGCGAAATGATCGTGACCTTGCCCCGCACGCGGTTGTCGACGACAAAGTTCTTGCCGGTCAGCTCGCTCATGAATTTGATGAAGACATTGATGTCCACATCGTTGAAATCGATGGCGACCATTTTTTCGGCGCCCTCCGGTGCCCCACCGGCCGCCGCGGCCGCCGGGGCATTGTCATCCAGGGCGCTGTGCACCGGCTGGCCGATGGGCAGCAACAGCAACAAACCGATCAGCAGCCATCCCCAGCTTCGGTTTTTGACGGGTCCATCAAACCGGCCGAATCCGTTCATAACTCTCTTTCATTGAGGTTCATGGCAGGCGCTGCGCCACCGGTTCATTCCACCTGAAAATTCAGGGTGGTGGGCCGGCCGCGGCGGTTGAGCTCCAGGCTGAGCCCAGTGCCGGAGGTCAGCCTTTCGAAAATCACCCCCAGCTGCTCCGCCGATCGGACCGGCTCCCCGTCGATGGCGGTGATCACATCCCCGTCGCGCAGACCCAGGCGCCGAAAAACCGACCGCGGCTGAATACCCGTCAGGACCAGACCGTCGGGCCCTCCTTCGGTCTGATGGGGCTGCAGGGTCAGGTCCTTGAGAGGGTCCTCGGTCTGGCCCAGCATGGCCTGGAGCATGGCGGGCCGCAAGCGGATGGTCTGCGGCCGGGGGACCGGCGGGGCCGTGGGCGACGGCATGCCGGCCCGCAGGTCGGGTCCCTCGCCGCCCACCCCTTCGGACATCGGCCGTGGGGCGGGGCCCCGTCCGCTGGGAACTTCCTGCATCTGCAGGATCTCGTCGCGGTCTTCGACCTCCAGGACCACTTTTTCCCGCAGGATCATCTTAAGGGTGGCACTTTGGACCGCGTCCCCCACCCGGTAGAGGTTCTGCCGGCGGCTCTGGGAATCCTCGATGACCGCGAAGACCTCCGGGCCTTGGCCCGAAACCGTGCCCCAGAGCTTGAGCTTGAGCTGGGTTTCCTTGAGGGCCTCGATGTCGATGGCCGGCTCCGCCGGGGTTTGGCCCCCGGTTTCAATCCGGAACAGGTTGCGCTCGGCGATCGCACGGTACCGGGAGAGCGGCGGCCTGGGGGGCGCTTTTTCGGCCGGCTTCGACGGCGTGACCTCTGGGTCCTGCGGCGGTGTCTGGTCCTGCCTCGTCGGAGCCACCTGTTTAAAAATGGCGAAGCCCAGATAAACCCCGCAGGCGATCAGGACGACCGACAGTAAAGTGGCCAAATTTTTAAAGCTCATGAGAATCCGGGTTCCCGAGAAGGCCGCACACCCCCCGGCCATCTCCCTGGCTCGGCCTCATCCGGGGGGCCTGCGAAACGGCTGCGGTTTGGAACGGCCTCCATTTCAAGATCGGCCAGCCGGGTCGCCCACTCCAGTTTCCGGGCATCGGACTAACGGAAAACCATGGGGCCGAGCACAACAGCAGCAGGCGGCCGCACCCAAACCGTCGCCGTGCATCAAATTTCCAACGTCTCCACCTGCAAGACGGCCGTCAGCATTTCGGCGGCCTTGCCGGTCTTGGTGACCGAGAGCCGTTTGACCGCCACCAGGTTGGGCGAGGTTTCGATGCGGTAAAGATACCCGCTCAGCTGCTCCAGGTTGACCCCCTGGAGCTTCATCTCCACCAGCGAAAGCTTGTAGGGGCCGTCCGGCTGATCGACGCTGGAGGGCTTCATGTAGGTGATGTTGGCCTTGATGCCGCTCTCCCCGGCCAGCCGGTCCAGGAAGGAAAAGAGTGTGAAGGACTTCTCGCGCCGGGCGAACTCCTTTTCAAAAAGCGCCCCCTGCCGACGCAGGGCTTCATACTCGGCCTGCAGGGCGCGGATCTCCGCCAGGCTCTGGGTCCTGGCGGCAATGGCGCGCCGCAGCTGCTGACGCTTGCTGAGAAAAGGCGCCACCGCGAAGTACCACAGCGCCAGCAGGCAAACCCCCGCCGCAACCGCCGAGACGACGGTCTTTTCGCGCTTGTTGAGCTGAATCCCCAAAGTCATCCCCCCCGCGTGGCCGGTGCTTACCAACCTGTCGGAGAAACACCATTAGCTTAAAGTTGATGATGCGTTAAAAGTCGAAAACCAGACGGTTTCGAAAAAAGTCCAAGTTCAAGGCGCGCAAATCTCAGCGGCGTGAGGCGTACTCCTGTACGCCGCAGCGACTTCGAGATGCGGCGCAACGCGGAAATTGGGCTTTTTGCGGGACCGTCAAAGTTGAACTTTAAGTTTGAACCGTATGCGGTTGTCACTCTTTTCCATGGTGGCCGAACTGATGGTGACCCCCTTGAAGCCGGCCTGCCCCTCCAGCCGGTTTTTGATGTCGTCAACGGTGTTGAAGGTGTCGGTGCTGCCGGAAAGGAGCACGCTGTCGGGGCCGATCAGCAGCTGGGTCAGCTCGATGTCGGTTTCGGCCGGAATCAGCGTGCTGAGAGCGTAGAGAATATCGATGTTGCGCGGTATATCGGTGCCGTCTCCCGGAAGAAAAAGCGTTTTTTTCAGATCGGCGAGCTTCACCCGCATCTGCTGCAGCGGATCGACGACCCGGGTGACCTCGGGGAAGGTGGCCCGGAAGATGGCGGTGATTTCCGCATCCAGAGCGCTGCGCCGCTGGTTCAGACGATAGACCTCCAGCCCGAGATTCGCGGCCCCCAGCAGCAGGACAACCAAGGCCAAGGCCCCCAGCCGCATCAGGGTGGTGCGGTGTTCGACCCACTTTCTGCGGGGCGCAAAGGCCCCCCGGCGGAAATTGAGGACCGCCCTGCCGCCGGTGCCCGCCAGGGCCAGCGCCAGGGCCCGGTCAAAACGGCATGCCTGCCAGTCTTCGCTGGCCGCTTCCGGCAGCAGTCCGGCTACGTTTTGCCCCAGATCCAGCGGCGCCACCGGGATGCCAAGCTCCGCGGCGATCTCCGCCTGCAGGGCCGTCCCGGCGCTGCAGGCACCGGTCAGCAGCGCCCGCGCCGGACGGAAGTCCTCCGGGCTGAGGCCTTCCAGCGCCGCCAGCGCCCGCCCCACATGGCTGCCGATATCCCCGGCGGAAACACCGTCGCCGGTGCTGAAGGGATAGATCAGGTGGAGTTTACCGGCCATCAGGGCGGTCACCTGACCCTGCCCGGCGCCGATATCGATCAGCAGCAGATGGTCGTCGGCGCCTGCCCGCTCGACGAGGCAGCGGGCCACCGCAAACCCGCCGGCGCTCACGGCTTCGGGCGCCAGACCGGCGGCCGCCAGGGCCGCCAGGCTCTCGCCCAGCTGGTCGCCGTGCACCACGCCGGCCAGCAGGCGGGTCTGCTCGGCGGTGTGCACCCGGTAGAAGTCCATCACGGCCTGGTCCACCGAAAATGGCAGGCTGGCCTCGAGTTCAAACGGCAGGACCTGCCGAATTTTGCGCTCTTCGGTAAACGGCAGGGTGAGGTTACGATAGGAAACGAGCCCGTCGGGCAGGCCGGCGATGCAGTCGCTGCCGGCGATGTCCAACTTTTCGCCGATCTCGGCCAGGGCGCGGGTCAGGGCCTCGGCCGAATCTTCCGCCGGCGCCAGCGCTGCGGCCGCAAAACCCATCAGCTGCGCGCCTTTCAGCCCGCTTTTGAGCACAACGGCGGAAACGCCGTCGCGGCGGATATCGAGCCCGAGAATCGTTTTGCTCATCTGTTTGGCAGCATTCCCGTCCGGGGTCCAGTCTAGGGGCCTCGGCAAAAAATAATTCCACATCTTACCGGTCTTTTGGCCCGCCCTCTGCGTTACATCCGCCGGCACATATCTCGATATGCGCCGACGAATGTGCCTTGATGACGAACCAAAATCCTTCGCCATATTGTGGAATTATTTCTTGCCGCGACCCTAATCCTGCCCCTTATAGGCTAATTTTTGCGCCAGCTCAAGACCTTGCAGTGCCAGCGGCCGCTTGCGGGGAGTTTTTCGCGCCGCACCACGGCGCTGACGGTGGTCTCTACCTCCCGCAGGACGGCCTTGGACCGGATGCGGAAAAGGTCGCTGGAGACGGTGATCAGCCCCGGTGAGAGGGTCACGCCGGCCAGACCGGGAACGCTCTGATACCAATTGGCCAGCGACAGGTCGTGCAGGAACATCTCGTTGTCGGCCTGCAGCCGGTGATCGGCGATGGCCTGGGCCAGCTCGGCGTATTCGGCCGGCAGAAGCGCCCGCAAAACCGGCAAGGCGGCGGTGTTGATGTTGACTTTGCCGTCAAAGCCGCCGGGGCTTTGGGCGGTCGCCGGGCCGCCGTGAACCGTCAGATATTCTGCGATCCCCGGAAGATCTCCAAGACCATAGTAGAGATCGGGGCTCACGCCCTTGACCCGCAGCAGCTCTTCGAGCCCGGCCAGCGGGGCGTTGCGCGCGCTGTAGGGTGGATCCAGGCTCTCGTAGTAGTCGGACTCGGCACCGGAGAGACCGGTGGTGGCGTCCTCGTCGCCCGCGTCGATCCAATCCTTGAGAGCGCTGATGATGGTGGTGGTCAGATTGAGCTCCTCGAAAACCGGGTCCTTGACCTCCAGGGCCGCGTACTCGGCGATGATCGGCCGCAGGAAGCGGTCCAGCAGCATCTCCTGCTCGGGGTTGAAGTCCCGCCCGCCGGGCTGCACCACCAGGGCGTTAACCTGGATGCGGGCGCGCTCATCGCTGATTTCAAGCGTTACCCGGCCCTCGTCGAAGGGAATTTCTTGCAGCGCCTCGGCCAGCTTTTCGGGGCTCGCCCAGTCCTCCTGGATGGAGTCCGCGCGGGTTTCCAGCTTGTCCTTGATCAGGAGCGCCATGGCGGCGTGAACCCCCGCAACGGCCGCCTGCTCGGCGGCAAACCGGTCCCGGCCGGCGGCCGCGGCGATCACCGTGGCGCGCATCCGGCGGTTGAGTTCGAGCCCGGCAGTCACCACTGCCGTGATCACCGTCAGGGTCACCAGCAGCGCCATGCCACGCTCACCGGCGAAACCCGACCAGCGGCGGCGGGGCCGCGCGCCAAAAGGACTCATCGGCTTTTCTCCCTGAAGACCGGCAGCGCCACCCGGGTTTCGAACACCCGCCCCCCGTTCTCGTCGCCGATCTCGATCCTGACGCCCACGGCCACCGGAGTGGCGAACCCGGTTTCGGCCGCGTCCGAATCCCAGCTTTCGTGGGCTTCGCCGGCCTCGTCGAAGAAGGTACAGGTCATTGCCCGCAGGTTTTCGCAGAGGACCGGGTCGGCCGGGCTCTCCTCGAACTCGGGGGCGGGGTCCAGGCGGTCCGAGCGCCGCAGCACTATGCTGCCGTCGGGCGCCTCGGCGGGGTAGTAGACGATCCGGGCGATGCCGCCCCCGGAGGATCCATCCAGGGGCACGTGGGCGTGGCTGGTGAAGCGCAGGCGGGCCAGAGCGGCAGCCCCGCGGTCGACCCCCTCCCCCACCACCCGGTAGGGGTCGGCCGCATCGCTGGCGGTGGGCGGTGCGTAAGCCGGCCGCTGGGCGACGTGGATCTGGCCGAGATCGGAGGCCATGCGGTCCAGGCAGCGCCTGGCCATCTCGTGCAGCGCGGCATCGGCCTGGATGTGCTCGCCCCTGGAGAAAACCGAGTTGAAGGAGCCGAAGATGGTGGTCACCACGATGGCGAAAATGAAAATCGCCACCAGGACTTCCAGCAGGGTGAAGCCGCCGCCGGCCGCAGCGGGCAGCACGCACCTGCCCGTGGCCGAAGGTTGCGGCCGGGGTTCAGGGGGTGGCGATGTCGACGTCACTGCCATAGTAGCGGTAGGTCCTGAGGGTGAAAAGGCCGCCGCCTTCCAAGGCCACGCTGAGATCGATGCGCATCAAATCCCGGCCGGGGCTTCCCAGGGCCTCGGCGCCGGAGGCCTCGACGCCGGCGCGCCAGGTGTAGCCGGGAAAGTCCGCACCGAAATCGCCCTCCCCGCCCCGCAGTTCGGCGGAATCGCTGCGCTCCAGTTCGGCCAGTTTAAGCCGGGCAAGCTGCGGCGCCACCGTATCGAAGCGGGCGATGCGGTCCATCAGGATCGACTGGGCGTAGAGGCGGTAGACGCTGACCAGCACCACCGCAACCAGCATCAGCGCCACCAGGACTTCCAGCAGCGAAAAACCGCCGGCGGAGAGGCAACGGGGGCCGGGACGTGGTTTGGTGGGGGAAGGTTCGCGCATAAAAAAAACGGCCGGGTGGGCGTGCGTGCCCGCCGCCCTGGTGTGGCCTGTCTGCCCGGATGGCGCCGCCCTGCGACGCGAGGCCCGGGAGCCTATTCGAAGGCGACCCTTTCCGGGAAGAGCTTGACGCCCGCCAAAAACGGCTCGATGCGAAAGGAAAACTCGCGGCCACCGTCATCCACGATGTGGATCAGGGCCATGTCCGAGAACTCCTGGGGGTAGAAGCGGATGACGGCCACGCCCTCCGTCTGGCGGCCGCCGGGATAGGCCACCTCTTGCAGACGGACGCCCCGCGGCAGGCGGTAAGCGGCATCTTCCGCGGCGGCCTGCAGGGCCGCGTCCATGGCCTCGTGGGTAACCCACAGCCGGCCGGCCGCCATGTCCAGGTGCAGGCTGAAGGTGGTCTGGGCCCGCACCGCCTCCTGCTGCAGGGTGCGCACCTGGGAGATGATCCAGCGCGCAGCACGCAGGGTGCCGTCGCTCAGAAGGTCGTTCTGCAGCCGGGGGGCCGCCACATAGAGCATCAGCGCCAGAAGACTCATCACCACCACGAGTTCCAGCAGGGTAAAACCCGACTCGCGGCCGCATCGCTCGCCCGGCAGCCCGGCAGTTATTGGATTTCCCAATTGTTGACGTCGGCGTTGATGCCTTCGCCCCCGGCCAGACCGTCGGCACCATAAGAGCTGAGGTCGAAGTCACCGTTGACGCCGGGGGAAAGGTAGACGAAATCATTGCCCCAGGGGTCTTTGGGCACCCTGTTTTTTTCGAGGTAGCCGCCCTCCCGCCAGTTGCGGGGGGTGGTGCCGGTCTCCGGGGCTTCCACCAGGGCCTGCAGGCCCTGCTCGGTGGTGGGGTAGACCCCGTTGTCCAGCTTGTAGAGCTTCAGCGCCGTTTCCAGGTTGGTGATGTCCACCCTGGCCTTGGTGATGCGGGCCTCATCGGTGCGGCCCACCAGCCTGGGGGCGATGATGGCCGCCAGGATGCCCAGAATCACGATCACCACCATCAGTTCGATCATCGTGAAGCCCTTGTGGTTCAAGTTCCGGCGAAAGATCCTTGGCATGCGTCCTCCCTAAAAATATGACCCTGGGCCGCGTCAGTTCAGCGGATCAGGGTGTTCATTTCGAAAATCGGCAGGCAGATGGCAAGCACGATAAACCCCACCACAATGCCCATCATTAAAATCATAACAGGTTCCAAAAGTGATGTCATCCGCAATATGGTCGCCTGGACCTCGTTTTCATACACGTCGGCAACCTTGTAAAGCATCGCTTCCAGCTGCCCGCTCTGCTCCCCGACGCTGATCATCTGGATCGGCAGATCGGGAAAGACCCGGGAGGCGGCCAGGGCGTTGCCGAGACCCTGCCCCTTGCCCACCTCGCGCGCGGCAGCCGCCACGGCATCGGCCAGGAGGACGTTGCCCACGACATTTTTGACGATTTCAAGCGCCGAGAGCAGCACCACCCCGTTTTCCAGCAGCGAGCCCAGGGTGCGGGAAAAGCGCGCCACGGCCATCTTGCGCACCAGAGCGCCGACCGCCGGAAGCCGCAGCAGGGTGCGGTCGATCAGAAACCGCCCCTTGGCGGTCTTGCCCAGCATGCGCACCAGGACCACCAGCCCGACCACGAACAGCAGCAGCAGCCACCAGCCGCTCTGGACCAGGGCGCTTAACCGGATCAGAAAGCGGGTGGGCGCCGGCAGCACCTGGTTCATGTCGGAAAAAATCGCCGTGATGCTGGGGACGATGTAGGTCAACAAAAAAAAGAGCACCAGAAGCCCCACGGCCAGCATCAGCAGCGGATAGGTCATGGCCGAGCGGATCCGGTTTTTGAGCTCCTCCTGTTTTTCGCCGATTTCCGCCAGGCGGTCTAAAACGATCTCCAGGGTCCCGGAGGTCTCACCAGCCCGCACCATGTTGATGAAGAGCGTGGAAAAGGTGCCGGGGTAGCGGGCCAGCGCCGCGGCGAAGCTGCTCCCGGCGACCACCGAATCCTTGATTTGGGCCAGGATGCGGTTGAAGGTGTGCGAACGGCCCTGGGAGAGCAGGGTGTCCAGGGCCGGGACCAGGGGGAAGCCGGCCCCCAACAGGGTGGCCAACTGCCGGGTCAGCATCGCCGCCTCGGCCGGTCGGATGCGCCGCCGCCGTCGGCCAAAGGAAAAGGGCTGCCGCTCGGGCTTGACCTCGCCCGCCCTGGCTTCGTGCACGCTGACCGGAAAAATGCGCGCCGCGCGCAGCTTCTGGCGGGCCGCGGCGGCGCTGTCGGCGTCGATGATGCCGGAAACCTTCTTGCCGCTGGCGTCCAGCGCACTGTATTCGAAAACGGCCATAAGCCTGACCTGTCGCTTGCCGGGCCCGGGGCGGCCCCCCGCCGGGGGTCGGCGCCCGTCCCGGTCTCAGCGGCGTGGGCTTGACCCCGCCCGGCGGGGTTCAGAGGGCGCTCTTTACGCGTGCCTGGGCCTTTTCCAGGGCCCCCAGATCGTCGATGCCCATGGTTTCGGTTTCATCCTCGGCCACCAGATAGCCCACTGCCCGGCCGTCGGCCACCATGAACTCGATCAGATCGGTGATGAAGAACTCCTCGATGGCCGTCATCCGCCCGTCGACCAGCTTGTGGACCGTCTGCGGGCGGGAGGACAGAACGGGCAGGTAGGCCAGCAGGGCCTCCCGGGTGACCGCGTAGATCCCCGAATTGCAGATCGATAGCGCCGCCGCCCGCTCGGCCGGGTAGTCCTTCCAGTACTTCCACTCGGTGATCCGCCGCACCCTGCCGGCCTCGATCTCCAGCACCCCGTACTGCTTGCGGTCCACCGGCCGGAAGCCCAGCACCACGAGATCGTTCGCGTCCAGGGCCTGCACCAGGCGGGCGTAGGTTTCGCTGCGAACGAAAGGCACATCGCCCATGGTGATGATGAATCGGCCGCAGGCCAGCCTCTGGATCTGGGGCAGCGCAGCCAGGATGGCGCCGCCGGTGCCGTTCAGCACCGGCTGCTCGCAGTAGGCCACCGGCAGGCCGCGGGTGGCGGCGATCACGTCCGCCTTGCAATGGTTGACGATCAGCACCTTGGGGCCTGTTGGCAGGTGCGCGAGCAGGTGCAGCAGGATGGGGCGGCTGCCGCAAAAGGGGGTTTCGCCGGCAACCAGCGGCAAGAGCGTCTTGTTGCCGGCATAACCCTGCATCCGGCTGCCGCGCCCGGCCGCCATGACGATCGATGCCACATCCTGCGGGGTGGGGTCTGTTGGGGTCATCTCAAACCTCTGCGGGGTGCCGCTATGACACCGCGTCGGGCCCTGAGCCGGTTCAGGCGGGCCGGTTGTGACGCACGATATCATCCTCGCCCAGGTAGCTCCCGGTTCGGATCTCGATCAGCTCCAGGGTGATTTTCCCGGGGTTTTCCAGGCAGTGGCAGACCCCCAGGGGAATGTAGACCGATTCGTCCTCTTTGATCAGGAGCGTCTCCGCGCCGCGGGTCACCAGGGCCGTGCCGCTCACCACCACCCAGTGCTCGGCGCGGTGGTAATGCTCCTGCATGACAATTTTGCCGCCGGGCTTGACGATGATCCGCCTGGCCTCGAAGCGCGGCCCCGCCACCATGGCTTCCGAAAAGCCCCAGGGCCGGTAAGCGCGCCGGTGGACCAGGGCTTCAGGCCGTTTGCAGGCCTTTAGGGTATCCACCAAAGCCTTGACCTCCTGCACGCGCCGGCGCGGCGCGATCAGCACGGCATCGGCGGTCTCCACCACGATGTGGTCAACCAGCCCCACGGCGGCCACCAGCCGGCTGGTGGCCTTGAGATAGGAATTCTGGACGTCGTGCACCAGCACGTCGCCGTGGATCACGTTTTGGGCGGCGTCCTTGGGGCCCACCTGCCAGAGGGCCTCCCACGAGCCCAGGTCGTTCCAGCCGGCGTCCAGCGGCACCATCACACCGCGGTCGGTCTTTTCCATGACGGCGTAGTCGATGGAATCGCTGGGGCACGCGCTGAAGGCCGCCTCGCCCAGCCGCGTGAAATCCAAATCCTCGCACCCCTCGGCGACCGCCTGGCGGCAGGCGGCGACCATCTCGGGCGCCAGCCGCTCCATTTCGGCCAGCACCTGCCCGGCCCGGAACATGAACATCCCGCTGTTCCAGCAGTAGGCGCCCGAGGCGACGTAGGCCGCGGCGGTGGCCGCATCCGGCTTTTCCACGAAGGCCGCGATTTCCAACGCCTCGAAGCCGTCTTCGACCAGCCGCTGGCCCTTGCGGATGTAGCCGTAGCCGGTTTCCGGCGACCGCGGCAGCACCCCGAAGGTGATCAGGTGGTCGCGGCGTGCAAAGTGCTCGGCGACGGTCAGTGCTGCGTGCAGCCGGTCCACCCGGGCGATGAAGTGATCGGCCGGCAGCACCAGCAGCAGCGGGTCCTCGCCCGGCCCGGTGGCCTTGACGGCGGCCACCGCCACGGCCGGGGCGGTGTTGCGGCCCACCGGCTCGAGAACGATGGCCCTGGGGGTCACGCCGATCTCACGCAGCTGCTCGGCGGCCATGAACCGGTGGTGCTGGTTGCAGACCACGAGCGGGGCGCCCAGCCCGGGATAGGCGCCAAGCCGCAGGACGGTATCCTGAAGCATGGTGCGCTCGCCCACCAGGTCCAGCATCTGCTTGGGGTGGAGGGCCCGTGACAGCGGCCAGAGGCGGGTGCCGGAGCCGCCGGCCAGGATGACGGGGACGATCATGGGACTCTTCTCAAAGTTTGAGTTTCGGGTGTCAGATGTAGCCGCTTTTGCCCAGGGCCACCAGGATCTCCTGGGCCGACTCGTCGGGGGTCAGGCTGCTGGTGTCGATCCGGACCTCGGGATTGCGCGGCGCCTCGTAGGGGTCGTCCACCCCGGTAAAGCCCTTGATCAGGCCGGCGCGGGCCTTGGCGTACATCCCCTTGCGGTCGCGGCCCTCGCAGACCGACAGCGGGGTGGCCACGTGCACCTCGAAAAACCCGCCGTAGGCCTCGATGGTCGCCCGGATCTCCTCGCGGGTGTTTTCGTAGGGGGCGATCGGCGCGCAGATCGCGATCCCGCGGTTTTTGGTGATTTCGCTGGCCACGAATCCGATCCGGCGGACGTTGATGTCGCGGTGTTCCTTGGAAAAATTGAGCTCGCTGGAGAGGTTGTGGCGCACGATGTCGCCGTCCAGCAGAGTAACCGGGCGGTCGCCGATCTCCAGGAAGCGGGAGTAGAGGATCTTGGCGACGGTGGATTTGCCCGCCCCGGAAAGACCGGTGAGGAAAACAGTGAAGCCGTTTTGGCGCGGCGGCGGATAGGCCTTCTGAAGCTCCGTCTTGACCTCCGGGAAGGTCATCCAGTCGGGGATGCGCCGCCCCTTGCGGATGCGTTCGCGGATGTCGGAACCGGTGAAGAAAAGCGTCTGGGTGCCCGCCGGCACCTCGGAGACCGAGCGGTATTCGTCCTCGAAGGGCAGATAGACCATCTGCGGGAAGGGCAAGATGGCGACCCCCAGCTCCTCGGAAAAGCGTTCGGTCAGGGCCGGTGCGGCATCGGGGGCGTAAAAC
This window encodes:
- the gspL gene encoding type II secretion system protein GspL, which produces MSKTILGLDIRRDGVSAVVLKSGLKGAQLMGFAAAALAPAEDSAEALTRALAEIGEKLDIAGSDCIAGLPDGLVSYRNLTLPFTEERKIRQVLPFELEASLPFSVDQAVMDFYRVHTAEQTRLLAGVVHGDQLGESLAALAAAGLAPEAVSAGGFAVARCLVERAGADDHLLLIDIGAGQGQVTALMAGKLHLIYPFSTGDGVSAGDIGSHVGRALAALEGLSPEDFRPARALLTGACSAGTALQAEIAAELGIPVAPLDLGQNVAGLLPEAASEDWQACRFDRALALALAGTGGRAVLNFRRGAFAPRRKWVEHRTTLMRLGALALVVLLLGAANLGLEVYRLNQRRSALDAEITAIFRATFPEVTRVVDPLQQMRVKLADLKKTLFLPGDGTDIPRNIDILYALSTLIPAETDIELTQLLIGPDSVLLSGSTDTFNTVDDIKNRLEGQAGFKGVTISSATMEKSDNRIRFKLKVQL
- a CDS encoding general secretion pathway protein GspK → MSPFGARPRRRWSGFAGERGMALLVTLTVITAVVTAGLELNRRMRATVIAAAAGRDRFAAEQAAVAGVHAAMALLIKDKLETRADSIQEDWASPEKLAEALQEIPFDEGRVTLEISDERARIQVNALVVQPGGRDFNPEQEMLLDRFLRPIIAEYAALEVKDPVFEELNLTTTIISALKDWIDAGDEDATTGLSGAESDYYESLDPPYSARNAPLAGLEELLRVKGVSPDLYYGLGDLPGIAEYLTVHGGPATAQSPGGFDGKVNINTAALPVLRALLPAEYAELAQAIADHRLQADNEMFLHDLSLANWYQSVPGLAGVTLSPGLITVSSDLFRIRSKAVLREVETTVSAVVRREKLPASGRWHCKVLSWRKN
- a CDS encoding mannose-1-phosphate guanylyltransferase/mannose-6-phosphate isomerase, coding for MIVPVILAGGSGTRLWPLSRALHPKQMLDLVGERTMLQDTVLRLGAYPGLGAPLVVCNQHHRFMAAEQLREIGVTPRAIVLEPVGRNTAPAVAVAAVKATGPGEDPLLLVLPADHFIARVDRLHAALTVAEHFARRDHLITFGVLPRSPETGYGYIRKGQRLVEDGFEALEIAAFVEKPDAATAAAYVASGAYCWNSGMFMFRAGQVLAEMERLAPEMVAACRQAVAEGCEDLDFTRLGEAAFSACPSDSIDYAVMEKTDRGVMVPLDAGWNDLGSWEALWQVGPKDAAQNVIHGDVLVHDVQNSYLKATSRLVAAVGLVDHIVVETADAVLIAPRRRVQEVKALVDTLKACKRPEALVHRRAYRPWGFSEAMVAGPRFEARRIIVKPGGKIVMQEHYHRAEHWVVVSGTALVTRGAETLLIKEDESVYIPLGVCHCLENPGKITLELIEIRTGSYLGEDDIVRHNRPA
- a CDS encoding NTP transferase domain-containing protein, with protein sequence MTPTDPTPQDVASIVMAAGRGSRMQGYAGNKTLLPLVAGETPFCGSRPILLHLLAHLPTGPKVLIVNHCKADVIAATRGLPVAYCEQPVLNGTGGAILAALPQIQRLACGRFIITMGDVPFVRSETYARLVQALDANDLVVLGFRPVDRKQYGVLEIEAGRVRRITEWKYWKDYPAERAAALSICNSGIYAVTREALLAYLPVLSSRPQTVHKLVDGRMTAIEEFFITDLIEFMVADGRAVGYLVAEDETETMGIDDLGALEKAQARVKSAL
- a CDS encoding prepilin-type N-terminal cleavage/methylation domain-containing protein, coding for MLPAAAGGGFTLLEVLVAIFIFAIVVTTIFGSFNSVFSRGEHIQADAALHEMARRCLDRMASDLGQIHVAQRPAYAPPTASDAADPYRVVGEGVDRGAAALARLRFTSHAHVPLDGSSGGGIARIVYYPAEAPDGSIVLRRSDRLDPAPEFEESPADPVLCENLRAMTCTFFDEAGEAHESWDSDAAETGFATPVAVGVRIEIGDENGGRVFETRVALPVFREKSR
- a CDS encoding prepilin-type N-terminal cleavage/methylation domain-containing protein; protein product: MREPSPTKPRPGPRCLSAGGFSLLEVLVALMLVAVVLVSVYRLYAQSILMDRIARFDTVAPQLARLKLAELERSDSAELRGGEGDFGADFPGYTWRAGVEASGAEALGSPGRDLMRIDLSVALEGGGLFTLRTYRYYGSDVDIATP
- a CDS encoding type II secretion system GspH family protein, with the protein product MGNPITAGLPGERCGRESGFTLLELVVVMSLLALMLYVAAPRLQNDLLSDGTLRAARWIISQVRTLQQEAVRAQTTFSLHLDMAAGRLWVTHEAMDAALQAAAEDAAYRLPRGVRLQEVAYPGGRQTEGVAVIRFYPQEFSDMALIHIVDDGGREFSFRIEPFLAGVKLFPERVAFE
- a CDS encoding type II secretion system protein M; its protein translation is MTLGIQLNKREKTVVSAVAAGVCLLALWYFAVAPFLSKRQQLRRAIAARTQSLAEIRALQAEYEALRRQGALFEKEFARREKSFTLFSFLDRLAGESGIKANITYMKPSSVDQPDGPYKLSLVEMKLQGVNLEQLSGYLYRIETSPNLVAVKRLSVTKTGKAAEMLTAVLQVETLEI
- the gspF gene encoding type II secretion system inner membrane protein GspF, producing the protein MAVFEYSALDASGKKVSGIIDADSAAAARQKLRAARIFPVSVHEARAGEVKPERQPFSFGRRRRRIRPAEAAMLTRQLATLLGAGFPLVPALDTLLSQGRSHTFNRILAQIKDSVVAGSSFAAALARYPGTFSTLFINMVRAGETSGTLEIVLDRLAEIGEKQEELKNRIRSAMTYPLLMLAVGLLVLFFLLTYIVPSITAIFSDMNQVLPAPTRFLIRLSALVQSGWWLLLLFVVGLVVLVRMLGKTAKGRFLIDRTLLRLPAVGALVRKMAVARFSRTLGSLLENGVVLLSALEIVKNVVGNVLLADAVAAAAREVGKGQGLGNALAASRVFPDLPIQMISVGEQSGQLEAMLYKVADVYENEVQATILRMTSLLEPVMILMMGIVVGFIVLAICLPIFEMNTLIR
- the gspG gene encoding type II secretion system major pseudopilin GspG; this encodes MPRIFRRNLNHKGFTMIELMVVIVILGILAAIIAPRLVGRTDEARITKARVDITNLETALKLYKLDNGVYPTTEQGLQALVEAPETGTTPRNWREGGYLEKNRVPKDPWGNDFVYLSPGVNGDFDLSSYGADGLAGGEGINADVNNWEIQ